One Elusimicrobiota bacterium genomic region harbors:
- the mnmG gene encoding tRNA uridine-5-carboxymethylaminomethyl(34) synthesis enzyme MnmG, translating into MFTYPEKYDVIVVGAGHAGCEAALSSARMGLKTLLLTINADTIAQMSCNTAIGGVAKGQIVREIDALGGEMAKNTDASGIQYRILNKSKGPAVQSPRAQCDKKLYQFTMKHTIEKQENLSLKQAEVTEILTDDNKAIGVIAKPSIKFLGKTVIVTTGTFLKGLIHIGETTFNSGRSGEFAAMHLSDSLKELGFEVGRLKTGTPPRINGRTIDYSKCISQPGDEPPVPFSHYTLHITQKQLPCWLTYTSEKTHKIIAENFHRAPLFSGQIKGIGPRYCPSIEDKVKRFTDKNRHQVFLEPEGYDTEEVYCNGLSTSLPYDVQVKMLRTIAGLENCEMIRPGYAIEYDFCQPTQLKPTLETKLVDNLFFAGQINGTSGYEEAAGQGLIAGINAVSKIKKNKPLILGREEAYIGVLIDDLVTKGILDPYRMFTARAEYRLLLRSDNADLRLMDYGYEYGLVDEEIFKRFQKYKTFVKQKNIEFNENILPWTTEMVKYESEIEQKYSGYIKRQIADVEKFKKIENKKIPEKIDYHKIPGLLTESKYKLDQIKPLSIGQASRISGITPADIGILMIWLNKKKYEKVASK; encoded by the coding sequence ATGTTTACATATCCGGAAAAATATGATGTGATTGTCGTAGGTGCGGGACATGCAGGTTGTGAAGCGGCATTATCTTCAGCCCGTATGGGGTTAAAGACACTTCTTTTAACTATTAATGCTGACACCATTGCCCAGATGTCATGCAATACTGCTATCGGCGGTGTAGCAAAAGGGCAGATTGTCCGTGAAATAGATGCTCTTGGCGGTGAGATGGCAAAAAACACCGATGCTTCCGGAATACAATATAGAATTTTAAATAAATCAAAAGGTCCAGCCGTCCAATCACCACGGGCGCAATGTGACAAAAAACTTTATCAATTTACAATGAAACATACAATTGAAAAACAGGAAAATCTTTCTTTGAAACAAGCTGAAGTAACGGAAATATTAACAGATGATAATAAAGCAATCGGTGTTATCGCCAAACCATCAATAAAGTTTTTAGGAAAGACTGTAATTGTTACAACAGGTACTTTTCTAAAGGGACTGATTCATATCGGTGAGACGACGTTTAATTCCGGCCGTTCCGGTGAATTTGCAGCAATGCATCTTTCTGATTCTTTAAAAGAACTTGGGTTTGAGGTCGGACGGCTTAAAACAGGGACACCGCCAAGGATAAACGGGAGAACAATTGACTATTCAAAATGTATTTCTCAGCCCGGTGATGAGCCCCCTGTTCCGTTTTCACATTACACATTGCACATTACACAGAAGCAATTACCCTGTTGGCTTACATATACAAGTGAAAAAACACATAAAATTATTGCGGAAAATTTCCACCGGGCGCCGCTTTTTTCCGGACAGATTAAAGGTATCGGTCCGCGGTATTGCCCGTCAATTGAAGATAAAGTAAAAAGGTTCACGGATAAAAACAGGCATCAGGTTTTTCTCGAGCCGGAAGGATATGACACCGAAGAGGTTTACTGTAACGGGCTTTCCACAAGTTTGCCTTACGATGTTCAGGTAAAAATGTTGAGAACGATTGCAGGACTTGAAAATTGTGAGATGATAAGACCCGGGTATGCGATTGAATATGATTTTTGCCAGCCGACACAATTAAAACCGACATTAGAAACAAAGCTTGTTGATAATCTTTTTTTTGCAGGGCAAATTAATGGAACTTCGGGGTATGAGGAAGCTGCAGGACAAGGATTAATTGCAGGGATAAATGCTGTTTCAAAAATTAAGAAAAATAAACCTCTTATTCTCGGTAGAGAAGAAGCGTATATCGGTGTTTTGATAGATGATTTGGTTACGAAAGGTATTTTGGACCCCTATAGAATGTTTACAGCTCGAGCTGAATACCGTTTGCTTTTGCGTTCCGACAATGCAGATTTGCGGCTGATGGATTACGGGTATGAATATGGGCTGGTTGATGAAGAGATTTTTAAAAGATTTCAAAAATATAAGACTTTTGTTAAGCAGAAAAACATTGAATTTAATGAAAATATTTTACCTTGGACAACAGAAATGGTAAAATATGAAAGTGAGATTGAACAGAAATATTCCGGTTACATAAAAAGACAGATTGCGGATGTTGAAAAATTTAAAAAAATAGAAAACAAAAAAATTCCGGAAAAAATTGATTACCATAAGATACCGGGGCTGCTTACGGAAAGCAAATATAAATTGGACCAGATTAAACCTCTTTCTATCGGTCAGGCGTCCAGGATTTCAGGGATTACACCTGCTGATATAGGTATATTAATGATTTGGCTTAACAAAAAGAAATATGAAAAAGTAGCATCAAAGTAA
- a CDS encoding N-acetylmuramoyl-L-alanine amidase: MKSKITNWLRIKNLFFPIFSTVVLFTCLFTCCLYADQLSGKIIVVDPGHAARNSEGKIVNYGCKSSNNTKEIDVVIDISEVIGNMFLNEEATVYFTRDRKSFWRTAKSQDDDNQSRAQFANSRNADVFLRIHCNWAPNKKKRGVSVLWYKDDSKKMAEIVFEEIKKSGVIIDCIRKQHLVGFEFAKVPSILVEYGYLSNVEDEKLLKNKKYLQKVSKAVCAGLEKYYSLNNK, encoded by the coding sequence ATGAAATCAAAAATCACGAATTGGTTACGAATAAAGAATTTATTTTTCCCAATTTTTTCAACAGTTGTTTTATTTACTTGCCTGTTCACTTGTTGCTTGTATGCTGACCAGTTATCAGGCAAAATTATTGTTGTTGACCCCGGTCATGCAGCCAGGAATTCCGAAGGTAAAATTGTTAATTATGGCTGTAAAAGTTCTAATAATACAAAAGAAATAGATGTAGTTATAGATATTTCGGAAGTTATAGGGAATATGTTTTTAAATGAAGAGGCAACCGTTTATTTTACACGCGACAGAAAAAGTTTCTGGCGTACTGCAAAAAGTCAGGATGACGATAACCAGTCCCGTGCCCAATTTGCCAATTCCAGGAATGCGGATGTTTTTTTGCGTATCCACTGCAATTGGGCGCCGAATAAAAAAAAGCGCGGTGTTTCTGTTTTATGGTATAAAGATGATTCAAAAAAAATGGCGGAAATTGTTTTTGAAGAAATTAAAAAATCAGGAGTTATTATTGATTGCATAAGAAAACAGCACCTTGTAGGGTTTGAATTTGCAAAAGTACCGTCAATTTTAGTTGAATACGGTTATCTTTCAAATGTTGAAGATGAAAAATTATTAAAAAATAAAAAATATCTGCAAAAAGTTTCAAAAGCAGTTTGTGCTGGTTTAGAAAAATATTATAGTCTGAATAATAAATAA
- a CDS encoding ATP-binding protein codes for MVKRKHWLRRIELLWRERSVLWLSGVRRAGKTVLSQTLPHVDYYDCELPRIRGLMADPEKFLKERKGKRIVLDEIHRLDNPSELLKIAADHYPKTKILATGSSSLSASTKFKDTLAGRKAELWLTPLISDDLKDFGRYDIKHRFLFGGLPPFFLSKKLPEKYFQEWIDAYWAKDIQELFRLERRNSFQKFFELLMIQSGGIFEASRFSNQCAVSHTTISNYLRVLEETYVVHVLRPFSTYRSTEIVAAPKVYMFDTGFVCYYRGLHDLKSTEFGQMWEHYVLNELQSQMQSRNIRYWRDKQGHEVDFIIERRGEAPIAIEAKWSSNAFDFAGLKIFLHQYPNAKAFFVSNDLSQPKTKNINGIPVIHTGLKGLIHYISQDI; via the coding sequence ATGGTAAAAAGAAAGCACTGGCTTAGAAGGATTGAGTTGTTGTGGCGGGAGCGATCTGTTTTATGGCTTTCCGGAGTTCGCAGGGCTGGCAAGACAGTTTTATCACAAACATTACCGCATGTTGACTATTATGATTGTGAACTACCGAGAATACGCGGTCTAATGGCTGATCCTGAAAAATTCTTAAAAGAAAGAAAAGGAAAACGTATTGTTCTTGATGAGATTCATCGATTAGATAATCCTTCAGAACTATTAAAAATTGCAGCAGACCACTACCCCAAGACAAAAATCCTTGCCACCGGTTCTTCATCACTTAGTGCTTCTACAAAATTCAAAGATACATTAGCCGGAAGAAAGGCGGAATTATGGCTAACGCCACTTATTTCTGATGATTTAAAAGATTTCGGTAGGTACGACATTAAACACAGGTTTCTTTTCGGAGGGTTACCTCCATTTTTTCTTAGTAAAAAACTTCCTGAGAAGTATTTTCAGGAATGGATTGATGCTTATTGGGCAAAGGATATTCAAGAACTTTTCAGGTTGGAGCGTCGCAATTCATTTCAAAAGTTTTTTGAATTACTGATGATTCAAAGCGGAGGAATTTTTGAAGCCAGTAGATTTTCAAACCAGTGTGCAGTAAGTCATACCACTATTTCTAATTATTTAAGAGTATTAGAAGAAACGTATGTTGTTCATGTTTTGCGACCATTTAGTACCTATAGGAGCACTGAAATTGTTGCTGCGCCAAAAGTATATATGTTTGACACAGGATTTGTCTGCTATTACCGAGGATTGCACGATTTAAAATCAACCGAGTTTGGGCAAATGTGGGAACATTATGTGCTTAATGAACTTCAATCACAGATGCAATCAAGAAATATCCGTTATTGGAGAGATAAGCAGGGGCATGAGGTTGATTTTATTATTGAAAGAAGGGGAGAAGCTCCTATTGCAATAGAAGCAAAGTGGTCAAGTAATGCTTTTGATTTTGCAGGATTAAAAATATTTTTACATCAATATCCAAATGCAAAAGCTTTTTTTGTCAGCAATGATTTGTCACAGCCGAAAACAAAAAATATTAATGGTATTCCTGTTATACATACCGGACTTAAAGGGCTTATACATTATATTAGTCAGGATATATAA
- the rsmG gene encoding 16S rRNA (guanine(527)-N(7))-methyltransferase RsmG, which yields MNPEITKIFLHGLELLNIKLNPVQIEQFSVYLQELKDWNSKINLIGPATDKEIIEKHFLDSLSVIAAFTSSGIKLSNPNLSYRNLNDVVADLGRHSLLDVGSGAGFPGIPVKIALPEISLTLLDSSKKKTEFLRHICKKLDIEAKIICDRAENAIKSSTAKYDIVVTRATAKLQKVKKLCLPFLNENGILILQVGNKMDIKNDNGGIVKKINPPDEILPGRTILTIKKKSAGFTLIELMIVVALIGILASIVIPKFAEMMRRTKEGKTKGDLGNLRSAIGLYYGDMEGMQYPQNAAAISNESGPVQTKYLSKMSSVKLGVQAHGDTNDINDFNNGDALTDLGNWGYVASSGKMFVNCTHTDVKGGVISGW from the coding sequence ATGAATCCCGAAATTACAAAAATATTTTTGCACGGGTTAGAATTATTAAATATAAAACTTAACCCCGTGCAAATTGAGCAATTTTCAGTTTATCTGCAGGAGTTGAAAGATTGGAATTCAAAAATTAACCTGATAGGTCCGGCAACAGATAAAGAAATAATTGAAAAACATTTTTTGGATTCACTAAGTGTTATTGCCGCTTTTACAAGTTCCGGTATTAAACTATCTAATCCTAATTTATCATATAGGAATTTGAATGATGTAGTTGCCGACCTTGGTCGGCATAGCTTGTTAGATGTTGGTAGTGGCGCAGGTTTTCCAGGAATACCGGTTAAAATAGCGTTACCTGAAATATCATTGACTCTACTAGATTCTTCAAAAAAGAAGACAGAATTTTTAAGGCATATTTGCAAGAAATTAGATATAGAAGCAAAAATTATTTGTGACAGGGCAGAAAATGCAATTAAATCATCAACGGCAAAATATGATATAGTAGTGACAAGAGCAACAGCTAAATTACAAAAAGTAAAAAAATTATGTCTTCCGTTTTTAAATGAGAACGGGATTCTAATATTACAAGTTGGCAATAAAATGGATATTAAAAATGACAATGGGGGTATTGTGAAAAAAATTAATCCACCTGATGAAATTTTACCCGGCAGGACAATTCTGACTATTAAGAAGAAGTCTGCAGGGTTTACTTTAATTGAATTGATGATTGTTGTGGCATTAATTGGTATTCTTGCCTCAATAGTTATACCTAAATTTGCAGAAATGATGAGAAGAACAAAAGAAGGAAAAACTAAAGGTGATTTGGGTAATTTAAGAAGTGCCATAGGACTTTATTATGGTGATATGGAAGGCATGCAATATCCACAAAATGCTGCTGCTATTTCAAATGAAAGCGGTCCCGTACAAACAAAATATTTATCAAAGATGTCATCTGTAAAGTTAGGTGTACAGGCGCATGGAGACACAAACGATATTAACGATTTTAACAATGGAGATGCTTTAACTGATTTAGGAAACTGGGGATATGTTGCAAGTAGCGGCAAAATGTTTGTTAATTGCACCCATACTGATGTAAAAGGTGGGGTAATAAGCGGTTGGTAA
- the dnaX gene encoding DNA polymerase III subunit gamma/tau, whose amino-acid sequence MAYIVLARKYRPQTFEDIVGQEHIARVLKNAIKEKRIAHGYIFSGQRGVGKTSTARIFAKALNCKDNSSEEPCNKCVSCLEITKDNSLDVLEIDGASNRGIDEIRSLREDVKYAPSSSKYKIYVIDEVHMLTTEAFNALLKTLEEPPAHAIFIFATTSTQKIPPTILSRCQRFNFRPLSIKEISEQLLKVAGKENIKIDDKAIAIISRSAGGALRDALSIFDQVISFCGSDITAQDVISILGIVKEDILSEMIADISANDTKKLLQTVGETVLNGYDPLNIVTDLQEYIRNIMLYKISPDLVSTVSDKEKLKLYSQNFSVDILLRFIDMLSECVYGMKNAEQPILILESYCVKLTQKYVGLDEIVSRLEAMESSSYNTPEPGDREITISDKKTIPQKNVVASSASSQVSLEKVKSVWNELSKDSSIKPRVSAAISGSDISQESNGVFTLESDNSFNLETIESNRNIWLPFVEKKLGGKFNFETKVKSKKDTELEEVESNEDTAEIIETEPENNHSAPQPSKPAVTKKGTSKEIYEKEPIAKTIVDLFGGEIVEE is encoded by the coding sequence ATGGCATATATAGTTTTAGCAAGAAAATATCGTCCTCAAACGTTTGAGGATATAGTAGGTCAGGAACATATTGCACGTGTTCTGAAAAACGCAATAAAAGAAAAAAGGATTGCACACGGTTATATTTTTTCGGGACAACGCGGGGTTGGTAAAACGTCAACAGCGAGAATCTTTGCCAAAGCGTTAAATTGTAAAGATAACAGTAGTGAAGAACCATGCAATAAATGTGTTTCCTGTCTGGAAATAACAAAAGACAACTCACTTGATGTTTTAGAAATAGACGGTGCTTCAAATAGAGGTATTGATGAGATAAGAAGTCTAAGAGAGGATGTTAAGTACGCTCCTTCTTCTTCAAAATACAAAATTTATGTTATTGATGAAGTACACATGCTCACCACAGAGGCTTTTAACGCACTTCTGAAAACGCTGGAAGAACCTCCCGCACATGCGATTTTTATATTTGCTACAACTTCCACCCAGAAAATTCCGCCGACAATTCTATCGAGATGCCAGAGATTCAATTTCAGACCATTATCAATTAAGGAAATAAGCGAACAATTATTGAAAGTTGCCGGAAAGGAAAATATAAAAATTGACGATAAAGCAATTGCTATTATATCCCGCTCAGCAGGTGGAGCGCTAAGAGATGCATTAAGTATTTTTGACCAGGTTATATCATTTTGCGGTTCTGATATTACTGCACAGGATGTTATTTCAATCCTCGGGATTGTTAAAGAAGATATACTTTCCGAAATGATTGCCGATATTTCAGCTAATGATACTAAAAAACTCTTGCAAACTGTTGGTGAAACCGTCTTAAACGGTTACGACCCGTTAAATATAGTTACTGATTTGCAGGAGTACATAAGAAATATTATGCTTTATAAAATTTCACCGGATTTGGTTTCTACTGTTTCGGATAAAGAAAAATTAAAATTATATTCACAGAACTTTTCGGTTGATATATTATTACGTTTTATAGATATGCTTTCCGAATGCGTTTATGGGATGAAAAACGCCGAGCAGCCCATACTAATTCTTGAGTCTTATTGCGTAAAACTTACGCAAAAATATGTCGGACTTGACGAAATAGTAAGCCGGTTAGAAGCAATGGAATCTTCATCTTATAATACACCTGAACCGGGGGATAGGGAAATAACAATTTCTGATAAAAAAACTATTCCACAGAAAAACGTAGTTGCAAGTTCAGCTTCTTCCCAAGTATCATTGGAAAAAGTCAAATCGGTCTGGAATGAACTATCCAAGGATAGCAGTATTAAACCAAGGGTTTCAGCGGCAATTTCGGGTAGTGATATATCACAAGAATCCAACGGAGTATTTACTTTAGAATCTGATAATTCATTTAATTTGGAAACAATTGAGTCAAATAGAAATATCTGGCTGCCGTTCGTAGAAAAAAAACTTGGAGGAAAATTTAATTTTGAAACCAAAGTTAAATCTAAAAAAGACACAGAATTAGAAGAAGTGGAATCTAATGAAGATACTGCGGAAATCATAGAGACTGAACCGGAGAATAACCATTCGGCACCTCAACCATCTAAACCAGCAGTTACCAAAAAAGGAACATCCAAAGAAATTTACGAAAAAGAGCCAATAGCAAAAACTATAGTAGATTTATTCGGAGGAGAAATAGTAGAAGAATAG
- the recR gene encoding recombination mediator RecR: protein MIKSLNQLIDVFKKLPSVGQKQAERFAFFILKTPESEVENLATALINAKKSIKTCSVCCSLCEKSPCEICSDDTRDRKTICVVENYTDLQVIEKTWKYKGLYHVLLGVLSPLDGVYESSLSIKLLTKRLDGIKEVLIATNPTVEGDATAMYISQVLKPYNVNITRLAKGIPSGGSIEYSDEITLINALDGRKEI from the coding sequence ATGATAAAATCGCTTAACCAGTTAATTGATGTTTTTAAGAAACTACCGAGTGTTGGACAAAAGCAAGCTGAGCGGTTTGCTTTTTTTATATTAAAAACTCCGGAAAGTGAGGTTGAAAATCTTGCAACAGCATTAATTAATGCAAAGAAAAGCATAAAGACCTGTTCAGTTTGTTGTTCGCTTTGTGAAAAAAGCCCTTGTGAAATATGCTCAGATGATACCAGGGACAGGAAAACAATTTGTGTGGTTGAGAATTATACGGATTTACAGGTAATAGAAAAAACATGGAAGTACAAAGGACTTTATCATGTTCTTCTTGGTGTCCTTTCCCCGCTTGATGGTGTTTACGAAAGTAGTTTAAGCATAAAACTTTTAACAAAACGGCTTGATGGCATAAAAGAAGTCCTGATTGCAACAAACCCGACAGTTGAGGGAGATGCAACAGCAATGTACATTTCACAGGTTCTGAAACCATATAATGTAAACATTACCCGACTAGCCAAAGGTATCCCGTCAGGCGGCAGCATAGAATATTCAGATGAAATAACACTAATAAATGCCCTTGACGGCAGAAAAGAGATTTAG
- the mnmE gene encoding tRNA uridine-5-carboxymethylaminomethyl(34) synthesis GTPase MnmE: MKISSDDTIVAISTLIGEAGIGIVRLSGPDAVNIASKIFQPKSKQNLEKLPTHSVNLGKIISNGKFVDEVLLTIMKAPKSYTREDVVEISCHGGIVPLKKTLELCLKNGARLADPGEFTKRAFLNGRIDLSQAEAVCDIIRAKTDVALSCAVSQLNGSLTCLINKQKEEIIDILSVIEVVIDYSEDEIPGLSNTDLINKINKVKAALEKLILTYQTGKIFKEGVRTAIIGKPNVGKSSLLNVLIGHDKAIVTEIPGTTRDVVEDTINIFGIPLILMDTAGIRKHSKDIIEKIGIEKTHRILKDADLVLFVLDSSNELSPEDFHIAELIVSKKVICVLNKSDLPEKIDNFPELKISATVVPVSAIENEGMDNLKKTIYDLFISGNINTSEFFLTNTRHKTLIENAVNSLEEAKLAGKSGVSEEFIALDLRAALNFLGEITGEVPTEEIMNNIFSNFCVGK; this comes from the coding sequence GTGAAAATAAGTTCTGATGATACAATTGTTGCTATTTCAACTCTTATTGGAGAAGCCGGCATAGGGATTGTTCGTCTCAGTGGTCCGGATGCAGTAAATATTGCCTCAAAAATCTTCCAGCCGAAATCAAAACAAAATTTAGAAAAACTTCCGACTCATTCCGTCAATCTTGGTAAAATAATAAGCAACGGCAAATTTGTAGATGAAGTGCTTCTTACAATAATGAAAGCGCCGAAATCTTATACTCGTGAAGATGTTGTTGAAATTTCCTGCCATGGCGGTATAGTTCCGCTTAAAAAAACATTAGAACTTTGCCTTAAGAACGGCGCACGTCTCGCTGACCCGGGAGAATTTACAAAGCGGGCGTTTTTAAACGGACGAATTGATTTATCTCAGGCGGAAGCGGTATGCGACATAATAAGAGCAAAAACAGATGTTGCTTTATCTTGTGCAGTAAGCCAGCTAAATGGTTCTTTAACTTGCTTAATAAATAAACAAAAGGAAGAAATAATTGACATTTTGAGTGTAATAGAAGTTGTTATTGATTATTCGGAAGATGAAATCCCCGGTTTAAGTAATACAGATTTGATTAACAAGATAAATAAAGTAAAGGCAGCATTAGAGAAACTTATTTTAACATATCAAACCGGAAAGATTTTTAAAGAAGGAGTAAGAACAGCAATTATCGGAAAACCAAATGTAGGGAAATCATCGCTTTTGAATGTTTTAATCGGCCACGATAAAGCGATAGTTACCGAAATACCGGGTACCACAAGAGACGTTGTAGAAGACACAATAAATATTTTTGGAATTCCTCTGATTCTGATGGATACGGCCGGGATTAGAAAGCATAGTAAAGATATTATTGAAAAAATAGGGATTGAGAAAACTCACCGGATATTGAAAGATGCCGATTTGGTTTTGTTTGTCCTGGATTCGTCAAATGAATTGTCTCCGGAAGATTTTCATATTGCCGAACTGATTGTTTCTAAGAAAGTTATTTGTGTTCTGAATAAATCCGATTTACCTGAAAAAATCGATAACTTCCCGGAACTTAAAATATCAGCGACTGTCGTTCCCGTTTCCGCTATAGAAAATGAAGGAATGGATAATCTTAAAAAAACTATTTATGATTTGTTTATTTCCGGTAATATAAATACAAGCGAGTTTTTTTTGACTAATACAAGACATAAAACACTGATAGAAAATGCTGTTAATTCACTTGAAGAAGCGAAGCTTGCCGGCAAATCCGGTGTTTCTGAGGAGTTTATTGCTTTGGATTTACGGGCTGCACTTAATTTTTTAGGTGAAATAACAGGCGAAGTCCCGACAGAAGAAATAATGAATAATATTTTTTCTAATTTCTGTGTAGGTAAATAA
- a CDS encoding DUF2723 domain-containing protein, which translates to MFFLIFNFIFYIYLFSMYPTISPYRDSGDMIVSASSLGIAHPPGYPLYVLLGKIFTTIIPFGNIAYRINLMSAFFGALSCGVLYLLIKKLNEEYFKDKNLPVVCISLFAVFLFCFCSSMWSLSIVSEMYSLNTFFAVLIIYLVVKQNWLLAVFLFGLGLGNHHTLVLLIPGIVYLLILKLKEWNDKKPTNRFPFISLLIVLIAGLSIYLFLIVRSAQNPVTNWGTPSESIRNFTRVLTRADYGSIRLHPERSPVEQNLTTMLENLIQFLVVSVRQFSYWILPVLILGIYFSIKKKSFLALFLFWFFSGPVFFIISNLSLKDKTSLPIFEPYLIIPLIIFTIWINFGFIAFFNIFKFVNEKIVFFLIITCIFILTTFKISMLNKRYEFIAYDYSKNLMRTLPYNSILFNPDDTTTFTLKYQQECLAKRKDIKLAVFYKTLWGYEQLRKKYPEILPNYEIKSGVELENVLLSYSYDRFPFYTDSIIKVPAKGKFLPKGLLYGNNDFSNSEQMFDFYVEPRFSGEVRFFTQQILSYYAAGYNNLGLVFNEKKIYNKSILFFEKAIVFDPSLSQAYNNLGVVYWAKNDYKKAAEYFKVSLKYAPEDKGVRRNLNLAEEKIK; encoded by the coding sequence ATGTTTTTTCTGATTTTTAATTTTATATTTTATATTTATCTTTTTTCAATGTATCCGACAATATCACCGTATCGTGATAGTGGTGATATGATTGTTTCAGCATCCTCGCTGGGCATTGCCCATCCGCCAGGATATCCTTTATACGTCCTTCTCGGGAAAATATTTACCACAATAATTCCTTTCGGGAACATTGCCTACCGTATAAATTTAATGTCCGCATTTTTTGGAGCATTAAGTTGCGGAGTATTATATTTATTGATTAAAAAGCTGAACGAAGAATATTTTAAAGATAAGAATCTGCCGGTGGTTTGTATTTCATTGTTTGCCGTATTCCTTTTTTGTTTTTGTTCGTCTATGTGGTCGCTAAGTATTGTTTCTGAAATGTACTCATTAAATACTTTTTTTGCTGTTTTGATAATTTATCTGGTTGTCAAGCAAAACTGGTTACTTGCTGTATTCCTTTTTGGTCTTGGTCTTGGGAATCATCATACACTTGTGCTTTTAATACCCGGAATTGTGTATTTGCTTATTCTAAAACTAAAAGAGTGGAATGATAAAAAGCCGACAAACAGGTTCCCTTTTATCAGTTTACTAATAGTTTTAATTGCCGGTTTATCAATTTACCTTTTCTTAATAGTTCGTTCTGCTCAAAACCCTGTTACTAACTGGGGGACACCTTCAGAATCAATCAGGAATTTTACCAGAGTCTTAACCCGGGCCGATTATGGCAGTATTCGTCTTCACCCGGAAAGAAGTCCGGTTGAACAGAATCTTACAACTATGCTTGAAAACCTTATTCAATTTCTGGTAGTTTCAGTCCGGCAGTTTAGCTACTGGATTCTTCCTGTTTTAATTTTAGGTATATATTTTTCAATAAAGAAAAAGAGTTTTTTGGCATTATTTTTGTTTTGGTTTTTTTCAGGTCCTGTATTTTTTATAATTTCAAATTTATCTTTAAAAGATAAAACATCACTTCCTATATTTGAGCCATATTTGATAATACCCTTAATTATTTTTACTATTTGGATTAATTTCGGGTTTATTGCTTTTTTTAATATATTTAAGTTTGTTAATGAGAAGATAGTCTTTTTTCTGATTATTACATGCATTTTCATTTTGACAACTTTTAAAATCTCAATGTTAAACAAAAGGTATGAATTTATCGCTTATGATTATTCAAAGAATCTGATGAGAACTTTGCCGTATAATTCCATATTGTTTAATCCTGACGACACTACTACGTTTACTTTGAAATATCAGCAGGAATGCCTTGCTAAAAGAAAGGATATAAAGCTTGCAGTTTTTTATAAAACTTTATGGGGTTATGAGCAACTACGGAAAAAGTACCCGGAAATTCTGCCAAATTATGAGATTAAATCCGGTGTTGAGCTTGAGAATGTATTGCTGTCATATAGTTATGATAGATTTCCGTTTTACACCGATAGTATAATTAAAGTTCCTGCAAAAGGTAAGTTTTTGCCCAAGGGGCTGCTTTACGGTAATAATGATTTTTCTAATTCAGAACAGATGTTTGATTTTTATGTTGAACCGCGGTTTTCAGGAGAAGTTAGATTTTTCACTCAACAAATATTAAGTTATTATGCTGCGGGTTATAATAATCTTGGGCTTGTGTTTAATGAAAAAAAAATATATAATAAAAGTATACTGTTCTTTGAAAAGGCAATTGTTTTCGACCCTTCACTTTCGCAGGCATATAATAATTTAGGGGTAGTATACTGGGCTAAAAACGACTACAAAAAAGCTGCCGAGTATTTCAAGGTGTCGCTTAAATATGCACCGGAAGATAAAGGCGTCAGAAGGAATCTTAATTTAGCAGAAGAAAAAATAAAATGA